TGCTCGCCCTCGGTTTCCTCGGCCCCGAGCACGACGGGCCGGTGCGCGAGCTCGGCCTGAAGACCGACGAGCGCAGCAACGTCGCCGCCGACGAGCGCTACATGACCAGCGCGCCGGGCGTCTTCGCCTGCGGTGACGCCCGCCGCGGCCAGTCGCTGGTGGTGTGGGCGATCTGGGAAGGGCGCGAGTGCGCCCGCGGGGTCGACGAGTTCCTGATGGGCCGCACCGACCTGCCGGCCAGCCCGCAGATGTAGCCGTCCGGCGCCGGCCACCCGGCGCCTCGCGGCGGCGGGGGCGTGCGTCGGCGCGCCCTACGCCCGCACCAGGCCGCGGCCGATCGCCAACGGCACCTGGAGCGCGTCGAGCAGTCCCGGGGCCGCCTGGCAGACGAACGGGATGGCGTTGACGATGCGCGCCGCGGCGGTGGTGTTACCGCCGCCGGCGGCGCTGCCGGTGTCGTCCTCGGGGTCGAAGGTGACCGTCAGGTTGGGGCGGCCGGTGATGGTGACGCCGTGGGCGCCGTCGCCCTTCGGCATCGGCCATTCGGGCGCGATGTCGTTGACGATGCGGGTGACGTGGTCGATCACCAGCAGCGGCCTGCCGCCGACGATCCCCTGGATCTCGAGTCGGAAGGCGCCCATGGTGCCGGCGTCGAATTCGCCGAGCCGCGTCGTGACGGTGCGCGGCAGCGGCCGCTTCTCGACCGTTTCGCGGATGGCGTCGAGGGTGAGGCCGAGGCCGCGCGCCATCAGGCGGATGGGCGCGCCCCAGACCATCGTCGGCACGCCGGGAGCGAGCATCGGCGGCGTCGCGTCCATGGGCTGGCCCAGCCCGACGAGGTTGCGCACCGCCTCCGGCTGGGCATAGCTCGAGTAGTTGAACAGCTCGAAGGCGCGGATTTCGTCGATGCGCTCGCACAGGCCACTGAGCAGCAGCGGGACGACGTCGTTGATGTAGCCGGGATCGACGCCGGAGACGAAGATCGAGGCCTGTCCGGCAGCGCAGGCGTCGGCGATCCGCTCGCGCAGCGCCGCGGGCGCCGACAGCGGATCGTAGAGCGGGTAGATCGCCGTCGAGACCACGTTGAGCCCGGCGCGCAGGCAGCGCTCGACGTCGTCGAGCGCCTCGGTCGGCCGCAGGTCGCCCGAGGCGCAGTAGGCGACGGCGTCGGCGCCGACGGCGAGCGCGGCGGCGACGTCGTCGGTCGCGCGCACGCCGGTGGGCGGCAGGCCGCAGAGCGCGCCCGCGTCCCTGCCGACCTTGGCGGGATTGGAGACGATGACGCCGGCCAGCTCCAGCGCCGGATTGGCGAGCACGATGCGCAGCGCCGGCACGCCGACGTTGCCGGTTCCCCAGACGATCACCCGATGCGGCATGGCGCGCCCCCTCCCCGATTGGTTCATGAATTGGTTACTGCGAGCGCCGACCGCGCGCCAGCGCTGGCCGTGCTCGCGTCTCCCGCCTCGACACACGGGCGAGCGAGTCGAGCCGGGGCGCGCGTCTCGAGCGCCATCGCGGGAGGTGGTGAACCGGAGCCCGGGGACGAGGAAGCCAACCTCGATACGACACAACACCTTCACCACGGAGGCACGGAGCCGCGGAGGGCCCAGCGTCGGAATGGCGGGTGGCTGCGATCCCCGGGGCCATTGCGGATGGCGTTGGGGATCTCGCCCCCGAACCCCCTCTTGCCCAGGTTGCTCCGTGTCTCCGTGCCTCCGCGGTGAAATGTTTTCGTCACAAGGCTAACCGGGATCCTTACCGATGCGCGCTACCCGCTTACCGATCGCCTGCCTATCGTCCGCGCCAAGGAGGTAATCCCATGATTCGGAGAGCGAGCATCTTCGCGTACGGTGTGGCCTGCTATGTCGTGTTCTTCGCCACGTTCCTCTATGCCGTCGGCTTCATCGGCGACTTCGGCGTGCCGCGCACCATCGACGGACCGCCGCAGCGGTCGCTGGCGGCGGCGATCCTGATCAACCTGGGGCTGCTCGGCCTGTTCGCGGTCCAGCACAGCGTCATGGCGCGGCGGGGCTTCAAGCGCTGGCTGAGGCGCGTCATTCCCGAGCCGGCCGAGCGCAGCACCTACGTCCTGGCGTCGAGCGCGGCGCTGCTGCTGCTCTTCTGGCAATGGCAGCCGATCGGCGGCGTGGTGTGGTCGCTGGAGAGCGGGCTGGCGCGGACGCTGGCCTACGGCGTCTTCGCCGTCGGTTGGGCGACCATCCTGTTCTGCACCTTCCTGATCAACCACTTCGATCTGTTCGGCCTGCGCCAGGTCTGGTTGGCGTTGCTCGACCGGCCGTACACGCCGCTGCGATTCAGCACTCCCAGCCTGTACCGGGTCGTCCGCCACCCGCTCTACGTCGGCTGGCTGCTCGCCTTCTGGGCGACGCCGACGATGACCGCCGCCCACCTGCTGTTCGCCCTGGCGACCAGCGCCTACATCCTGATCGCGATCCGCCTCGAGGAGCGGGACCTGGTGTCCGCGCACGGCGCCGCGTACGAGGCCTACCGCGAGCGCGTTCCCATGCTCATCCCGCGCCCCGCCCGCCGGCAGCGGTCGGTTCCGGCGGCGCCGCGCCCCGCCTGATCCAGCCGTGCTCCGCCGCGCCGGTCCCTCCGATGGCGGTCGGAGGGACCGACGCGAACGCGCTCAGGGGACGCAGGGCATGCCGCCGCAGACGTCGACCACGGCGCCGCCCGTTTGCAGGAAGGCCGATTTCTGGTTGCGGCCGATCACCGAGTTGCGCGGATCCGAATGCGGGTCGGCACCGACGCCCGGCGCGACGTTGGTGATCGGCGGCGTGGCGGCGCCGCTGTCCCAGACGATCAGCGCCGAGCCATCGAACGGATAGGACGGGATGGCGGGAATGCCGTAGTACGGGTCGACGTCGGAATGGCGCAACGGCGCGATTGCCGGCGTGTGGATCGAGGCGCCGAGGGTGCGCGCCTCGATCTCGGTGGCGACGTTGGCCACCTGGTGGTCGCCGAAGGCGAGGTGCAGCAGCACCTGGTGCGACGGCGTGTTGGGCAGCGGGTCGTTGGTGACGTGGCGGATGTAGCCGTTCGGTTCGGAGCGATCCCAGAGCATCTGGATCAGCGCCAGGCCGAGCGGGCGGTAGAACTGGTTCGGGTACGCCGGGTAGAAGAAGATCGAGTAGCCGGCGAAGTCAACGCTGCGGGTGAGCAGCAGCGAATAGTTCATCCCCGGCACGCCGAGCACGCCGCGGGTGATGTCCTGGGCGATCGACATCACGGTGCCGCCGAAGATGCCGCCCTGGCTGTTGCCGTCGTAGAAGACCGCGCTGGTGTCGATCACCGGATTCCCCATCGCGTCCTGGAACGCCGGGTCCGACACGAAGCCCTGAGGGTGGATCATCAGGCGGGCGAGGAAGAGCTGGTTCACCATCGCCTGCTGCAGGCGATCGGTGAAGCTCGGGAACTTCGACAGCTCGCCGAGGATGCCGATGGCATTGGCGACGTCCTCGTTGGCCATGCCGATCCACTTCGTGGCGCAGAAGACGAAGTTGTGCTCGTTGGCCATGTCGCGGACGTTCCCCGCTCCGACCTCGGTATTGGTGCCGAGCAGGCCGTGGCCGTAGATCGAGGCGCGGGCCGGCACCGCCGTCGCCATCGCATCGGCCAGCGCGGCGCGGGGGATGATGCAGTCGTAGACCGCCGGCTGCGGGGTCGCCTGATGGGTGGGCAGCCCGTTGGCATCGAGCACGAAGCGCGCCGGGGCGGTCGTGCTGTCGACGTAGCGCTCGACCTGGAAGGTGCCGGTGACGCGGCGGAAGATGCGCGCGTCGATCTCGTCGGTGACGGTGTCGACGGTGAACGCGGGCGCCGCCGGTCCGAGGCGGGCGAAGGCGTCGTCGCGCATGAACAGCAGGCGTTCGGTGGTGTTGCGCGTGCTGGCGACGGTGAAGTCCCAGGCGAGGTAGAGATCGTTGCGGGCGATGCCGGCGGACGCCAGGGTGGCGAAGATCGCCTCCATGTGGGGGCGCCGCGCCTCGAGCGCCGGATTGCCGGTCGGCGTGTTGTCGCGGTAGGCGAGGAAGTCGCCGCTGGCGGGAAGGATCGATCCGCTGCCGTTCTTCAGGTTGCGCAGCGCGACGACGTAGCGCGCGCCCGCCTCGAAGTTGATCGCCGGCCGGATGAGCAGCGCCTGCTGCGCCGGGTTGGTCGCGTTGGCGTCGAGCTCGCTGAAGATCAGGTGCCGCTGCAGGGTGGCGGCGTTGATCACCACGATCGGCTGGGCGGCGTCGAACGAGCGCTCGACGTCGGTGATGGGTACGGCGCCGGTGACGCCGAGATCCACGGTCGGCACGTGCAGCATGAGGCTGGCGCCGGGGCTGAAGCCATCGCTCCGGTTGTAGTCGCCCGGCGCGATCGGCACGTTCGACACGTTGGTCGGCATGGTGGCGACGGCGAAGTGGACGCGCCGGCCGGTGTCGGTGGTCGGATCGGCGACGGTCAGGTAGTCGCTCGGGAAGGGGAAGAGGCACACCGCCTGATCGAGCGAGTCGCACGGGCAGGTGCAGTCGGACTGGCAGAGCGCCGAGCCGCCGCACGAGGAGCCGGGGGCGTCGCACTGCTCGCCGTCGTCGAGGAAGCCGTTGCCGCAGGTGACGCAGGTGCCCTCGCTGGTCGGGTCCTTCACCGCGAACAGCTTCGCGCCCTTGTTCTTCATCGCGCCGTCGCCGAAGCGGACGCTGTAGGAGTTGCCGCCGCCCAACGCCAGCAGCGCGCAGGCGCCGGTGCCGTCATTGGGAGGCAGGACCGACAGGGCGGCGCTCTTGCCGCTCAGCACGGCGGTGATCTGGAAGGTGCCGTCGGGCCCCTTCTTGATCTTCGCCACTTTGACCGGCCCGGCCTCGCCCTTGGCGTCCTTGTACGAGAACCCTTTGGTCGCATCGCCCTTCCAGAAGGGCTTGCCGCCGGCGTTGTTTCCGCCCGGAAGGGTGAACAGTTGGGTGCTGCCGGTCCCGCCGTAGACGCGGAGCTGCAGCGTCGCCCCAGCGGTGACGGGAGTGCCGGAGAGGACGTTGGGGCTGGCGCTCTCCGCCGCCTTGAGCACGATCTTCCGCTTGTCGGGCGTTCCGGGATCCTTCACCAGCAGTTGCTTGCCGAGAATCGCCTGGTCCGCGCCGCGGGCCCCCAACGGGACCGCGAGCGCGACGAGGCCGACGAGAAGCGCACGACCTAGGATCATCCTGTCCTCCTTGGAACGCTGCGGCGAGCCGATCGAGCCAGCGCCACGCTCCGTGGAGCACGGTGGGCCCCCCCAAATCGCCAACCCCCGAGAATCCCGAACGCGCGACGGTAGGCGCCGCCGTTCGCGAAAGTCAATGCGCGGATCGCGGCCCGACGGTCTATGAGATGGCGCTCATCCGCTCGGTGGGGCGACCGGGTCCTGAACGACCGCGGCGAGCCCGTGGCGCTCGAGCGGCGTACGCGCGGCGCCGCCCCAGAGCGACCGCAGGTATGCCGCCGCGGCGAGCGACGATCGCAATGGGCGAGGGCGCGCGCATGGGCGAGCCGGAAGAGGTCGCCCTGCGCGTCGCTGCCGCTTGGCCTGCGGCGACGCGATCACCGATGCCAGAGACCGAGGCCGTCCGGAAACTGCAGGTTGTCGGCGATGGTCTCCGGCGGATTCGGCGTGCCGTCGCGATTGAAGGTGATGCGGCGCAGCGTGCCGAGGTGGTTTCCCGGTCCGGGGCCGGTGGGGCGAATGATGATGCCGATATCAGCGTAGTAGAGCGTGCCGTCCTTGCCCACCGTGATCCCGAGCGGGGTGCCGGTGGCGTACGGTGTGGTGGTGCTGATGCGGTCCCCCGCCGCCGGTCGCAGGACCGTCTGCACGTACTGCCAGTTCGCGTCGTACTCGTTGATCACCCCGCTCAGCACGCTGGCGACGAAGAAGTGGCCATTCGGCCCGGCGGCGATGCCCGAGGGCGTCGCCAGGCCGTGGTCCGGCGCGGCGAGGACGCGCTCCTTGCGGATCGTGTCTGCCAGCGGCGAGCCGAGATTGTCGACGCGGCCGCAGCCGCCGCGGGCGTCGGCCGAGGTCGGATAGGGCGGGCTGTACTTGAAGACGCCGGCCGCGGTGGCGTCGGGTTCGGGGGCCGTGCGGGGCGAATTGAGATAGAGGTTGTCGTGGCGGTCGACGTAGATGCCCTGGCCGGTGGCGAGTTGAACGTCGAGCTTGCAGAACGAGACCGTGTCGCCGTTGAACGGCGGGAACCACATGACCAACTGGCCGTTGGCGGCGCCGCCGGCCTCGTTGCCGATGTCGGTGGTGAGGATGCGGCCGTCCGACAGCACGCCGCAGCCGTAGTTGTCGGGCCCATGGGCCGTGTCCTGGTAGGTCGGCACCAACCGGGCGATGCGGCGCCGCAGCGCCAGCTCGCCGACGCGATTACCGGTGAGCTCGAAGATGCCCCAACCCGCTGGCGGATCGGGCTGGAAGGTGTCCTCGCCGGCAACCAGGTAGTGCCTGCCGCCCGTGCGGAAGGTGCAGACCTCGCCGTTGATGTCCCATCCGGCCGGGTTGCCGGGCGTGCCATCGAAGGTGTGGTAGGCGGCGTTCACCTTCTGCGAGACGAAGGGCGGCGTCGTCTCGTAGGCCCAGAGGTTGTTGCCCTCCGGGCTGAAGAGGATCGGCGCCGCCGACGTCATGGCCGACGACGACGAATCCGAGCCACACCCCGTCAGGGCGATGAGCGCCGCGAGACCACAGCCGAGCAGGGCGCGGCGGCGCGAGAGCGGTGACTGCCAATCGATCGACACCGGACCAGTCCTTTCCGCGGCTGTCGACGTCGCGATCGTTCCCCCCGCCGTCGCCGCACTTGGAGTGCCTGGTCGACGGTTACGCCGGCGCCGCTGGGACAGTCAAATCGAACGGCCGGATGATTGCCGGCCGAGTCGACCGCGGATATCGATCGGTTCCCGAGCGGCCTCAGCGGCGGGGGCTGCGCGGACCGCCCTGGTTGCGGAAGAAGCCGCCGTCGATCTCGGGGCCGCGATTCACCTTCGTGCTCGCCATGGGGGGCGCGGCGAACGTGGCGCGGTCGATGGCGCGCTTCAGGGTGGTGCGGAGGTTCGACTTGCTGATCGTCGACTCCTGCGCCGCCTCGATGTCGCGGGCCGCGATCACCAGGCTCGCCTTGCTCTTGCGCAGCGTGATGGTCGCGTTGACGCCGGGGTCGTCGCCGGTGTGGGCGGTGACGGTCAGGTCGGCTTTGCGGTCGATGCTGCGAACCAGGGTCCACAACAGGTTCCTCGCCTCGTCCAGTGTCAAAGCCATCCTGCCTCCTTGCGCGCCTCGTGGCGCTCTCGTCTGCGCAGGAACGCGCGGCGACGCAGTGAACTTCATACCCTATTCGGAACGCCACCAGAGTCAAGGATGGCCTGTGCGCCGTGGCGCCTGTGCCATGGGCAGGTCGAGGGGGCAGGAGCAGCCGAGCCTGTGGATGCGGCGCCTGGCGGAGACTCCACGGACGTGCGAGCGGCGCGCTGGCGTCGACGGTGGGACGCGGCGTACAGCGAGCCAGCAATTCATCTGCGGCGCGAGGAGGAGGCGATGAGCCGAGCCAGTTGCCTGTGTGGGGCGGTGACGTGGGAGCTCACCGGTCCGTTCGTCTTCATGCACCACTGCCACTGCGGTCGCTGCCGCAAGGCGCACGGGACGCCGTTTGCGACCTACCTCGGTGGGCCGGCGGACGGCTTCCGGTTGGCCGGCGTCGAGCGCGTCGTCACCTGGGCGGCGCAACCCGGCGCGTCGCGATCGTTCTGCGGCCGCTGCGGTTCGGTGGTGCCGGGCGCGCCGTTCAACGGCCTCGTCTTCTCGCCCGCGGGGAACTTTCTGGAGGATCCGGGCGAGCGGCCCGGCGATCACATCTTCGTCGGATCGAAGGCGCCGTGGTACGAGATCGCCGACGACCTGCCGCGCTTCGACGCCTATCCGTCCGGCGTCGACCTGGCGGTGCTGCCGGATCCGCCGCCCAGCGAGCCGCCGCCGGGGACGGTGCGCGGCAGTTGTCTGTGCGGCGCGGTCGCCTTCACGCTCGCGGCGCCGGCGCAGTTCGCGCGCTACTGCCACTGTGGACGCTGCCGGCGGGCGCGCTCCGCCGCGCACGCCGCGAACATGGCGGTGCCGCTCGACGCCGTCCGCTACACGCGCGGCGCCGATCGCGTCGCCTCCTACAAGTTGCCGGAGGCGGACCGGTTCGCGCAGGCGTTCTGTCGAACCTGCGGCTCGCCGATGCCGCAGCCGTATGCGGCGCGCGGCATCGCCGTCGTGCCGATGGGCGCCCTGGACGACCCGCCGGGGGTCCAGCCGTCGGCGCACATCTTCGTCGACTCCAGGGCGCCCTGGTTCACGATCGCCGACGCGCTCCCGCAGCACGCCGCGTATCCGCCGGCGTAGCGGCGGGGCGCGCCGGCCGGGCGGAACGGGCGCGGTGCGGGTCGCGCCCAGCCGCGGCATTCCCTCAGGATGGGGCGAGGGCGGCGCGCAGCGGTTCGGCTCCGGCGCCGTCGCGGGCCGGTTCGAGGGCGTGCTCGAGCACCTGCTCGATGGTGTCGGCGAAGTGGAACTGCATCGCCGACCGCACCTCCTGCGGTACGTCCTCGAGGTCCTTCTCGTTGCGCGTCGGCAGGATCACCGTCCGGATGCCGGCGCGGTGCGCCCCCAGGACCTTCTCCTTGATGCCGCCGACCGGCAGCACCTTGCCGCGCAGCGTGATCTCGCCGGTCATCGCCACGTCATGGCGGACCGGCCGCCCAGTGAGCAGCGAGGTGAGCGCGGTGGCGATCGTGACGCCGGCCGACGGACCGTCCTTCGGCACGGCGCCGGCGGGCACGTGGACGTGGATATCCATGTTCTCGAAGAAGTCGGCCGGGATGCCGAGGCGCGCCGCCCGGGAGCGGATGTGGCTGAGCGCGGCCTGCGCCGACTCCTTCATCACGTCGCCCAGGTTGCCGGTGACGGTCATGCCCTTCCGGCCGGCCATTTTGGTGGCTTCGATGAACACGATGTCACCGCCCATCGGCGTCCATACCAGCCCGACGGCGACGCCGGGTTCGTCGGTCCGCTCGGCGACCTCGGAGAAGTAGCGCTCCGGTCCGAGCAGCGCCCGCACCTTCTCCGGCGTCGCTACCACCACCTCGGTGTTGCCCTCGGTGAGGCCGCGGGCGACCTTGCGGCAGATCGCGCCGATTTCGCGCTCGATGTTCCGCAACCCGGCCTCGCGCGTGTAGCGGTGGATGAGGAACAGCAGCCCCTCGTCGGTGAAGACGATCTGCTCGGCGGAGATGCCGTTCTCGGCCGTCTGCTTCGGAATGAGATGGCGGCGCGCGATCTGCAGCTTGTCGCGATCGGTGTAGCCCGCCAGCTCGATGACCTCCATGCGGTCGCGCAGTGGCCCCGGGATGGGCTCGAGCATGTTGGCCGTGGTGATG
This portion of the bacterium genome encodes:
- a CDS encoding dihydrodipicolinate reductase, with translation MPHRVIVWGTGNVGVPALRIVLANPALELAGVIVSNPAKVGRDAGALCGLPPTGVRATDDVAAALAVGADAVAYCASGDLRPTEALDDVERCLRAGLNVVSTAIYPLYDPLSAPAALRERIADACAAGQASIFVSGVDPGYINDVVPLLLSGLCERIDEIRAFELFNYSSYAQPEAVRNLVGLGQPMDATPPMLAPGVPTMVWGAPIRLMARGLGLTLDAIRETVEKRPLPRTVTTRLGEFDAGTMGAFRLEIQGIVGGRPLLVIDHVTRIVNDIAPEWPMPKGDGAHGVTITGRPNLTVTFDPEDDTGSAAGGGNTTAAARIVNAIPFVCQAAPGLLDALQVPLAIGRGLVRA
- a CDS encoding isoprenylcysteine carboxylmethyltransferase family protein — encoded protein: MIRRASIFAYGVACYVVFFATFLYAVGFIGDFGVPRTIDGPPQRSLAAAILINLGLLGLFAVQHSVMARRGFKRWLRRVIPEPAERSTYVLASSAALLLLFWQWQPIGGVVWSLESGLARTLAYGVFAVGWATILFCTFLINHFDLFGLRQVWLALLDRPYTPLRFSTPSLYRVVRHPLYVGWLLAFWATPTMTAAHLLFALATSAYILIAIRLEERDLVSAHGAAYEAYRERVPMLIPRPARRQRSVPAAPRPA
- a CDS encoding GFA family protein; the protein is MADDDESEPHPVRAMSAARPQPSRARRRESGDCQSIDTGPVLSAAVDVAIVPPAVAALGVPGRRLRRRRWDSQIERPDDCRPSRPRISIGSRAASAAGAARTALVAEEAAVDLGAAIHLRARHGGRGERGAVDGALQGGAEVRLADRRLLRRLDVAGRDHQARLALAQRDGRVDAGVVAGVGGDGQVGFAVDAANQGPQQVPRLVQCQSHPASLRASWRSRLRRNARRRSELHTLFGTPPESRMACAPWRLCHGQVEGAGAAEPVDAAPGGDSTDVRAARWRRRWDAAYSEPAIHLRREEEAMSRASCLCGAVTWELTGPFVFMHHCHCGRCRKAHGTPFATYLGGPADGFRLAGVERVVTWAAQPGASRSFCGRCGSVVPGAPFNGLVFSPAGNFLEDPGERPGDHIFVGSKAPWYEIADDLPRFDAYPSGVDLAVLPDPPPSEPPPGTVRGSCLCGAVAFTLAAPAQFARYCHCGRCRRARSAAHAANMAVPLDAVRYTRGADRVASYKLPEADRFAQAFCRTCGSPMPQPYAARGIAVVPMGALDDPPGVQPSAHIFVDSRAPWFTIADALPQHAAYPPA